One Carassius auratus strain Wakin unplaced genomic scaffold, ASM336829v1 scaf_tig00005214, whole genome shotgun sequence genomic window carries:
- the ywhabb gene encoding 14-3-3 protein beta/alpha-B, with protein MDKSDLVQKAKLAEQAERYDDMAAAMKSVTEGGVELSNEERNLLSVAFKNVVGARRSSWRVISSIEQKTEGNEKKQQMAREYREKIEAELKDICNDVLGLLEKYLIPNASQAESKVFYLKMKGDYFRYLSEVASGESKTTTVENSQKAYQDAFEISKMEMQPTHPIRLGLALNFSVFYYEILNSPENACHLAKTAFDEAIAELDTLNEDSYKDSTLIMQLLRDNLTLWTSENQGDEAGDNEN; from the exons ATGGACAAGAGTGACCTGGTGCAGAAAGCCAAGCTTGCAGAGCAGGCCGAGCGCTATGATGACATGGCAGCCGCTATGAAGTCTGTTACCGAGGGCGGTGTGGAGCTTTCCAATGAAGAGCGCAACCTGCTCTCTGTGGCATTCAAGAACGTGGTGGGCGCCCGTCGCTCCTCCTGGCGTGTGATCTCCAGCATCGAGCAGAAGACCGAGGGGAACGAGAAGAAGCAACAGATGGCACGCGAGTATCGTGAAAAGATCGAGGCTGAACTAAAGGACATCTGCAATGATGTGCTG GGTCTTTTGGAGAAGTACCTCATTCCCAATGCTTCTCAGGCAGAAAGCAAGGTGTTTTACCTGAAAATGAAAGGCGATTACTTTAGATACTTATCTGAGGTTGCGTCTGGAGAATCCAAGACCA CCACGGTTGAGAACTCTCAGAAGGCTTACCAAGATGCTTTTGAGATAAGTAAGATGGAAATGCAGCCCACACACCCTATACGGTTGGGTCTTGCCCTCAACTTTTCAGTTTTTTACTACGAGATCCTCAACTCTCCTGAGAATGCCTGTCACCTCGCTAAGACG GCTTTTGATGAAGCCATTGCTGAGCTTGACACTTTAAATGAGGACTCCTACAAAGACAGCACTTTGATCATGCAGCTTCTAAGGGACAACCTCACT CTTTGGACATCAGAAAACCAGGGTGATGAAGCAGGCGACAATGAGAATTAG
- the LOC113070668 gene encoding uncharacterized protein LOC113070668, with product MAESAQNNGNCHALRPTSKRHGTEPPNVTIDQMLENLNAYLDKRLGLRKCNDDICQKYSIKYSDSGLWALPDIKRAYGKMQGLRTNTNRDGLSVILLKQVQQHLQRCETDKLQHKNKAEKAKVRALVEQLQTVKKDKERLLHQNDKLLTLLSKRLESKASSSSDNSDADINTHTEITKDKLKVRFAPEIIKNRRTEVETENEEDYEEDGERRTHTVKKVIKKYVPYRTYQPATPEQVDKWSKELPDVYKQPRKVWQFLQRLQKIYNLHPLDSVMIANVNFFTHFRLW from the coding sequence ATGGCTGAGTCTGCACAAAACAATGGCAATTGTCATGCATTGAGGCCAACATCAAAAAGACATGGGACAGAACCTCCAAATGTTACCATTGATCAGATGTTGGAGAATCTGAATGCATATCTTGACAAAAGGCTGGGACTGAGGAAGTGCAATGATGACATCTGCCAGAAGTACAGCATCAAGTACTCAGACAGTGGACTATGGGCTTTGCCGGACATTAAAAGGGCTTATGGAAAGATGCAGGGCTTAAGGACGAACACCAACAGAGATGGCTTGTCTGTAATTTTGCTCAAACAAGTTCAACAGCATCTACAGAGATGTGAAACTGACAAATTACAACATAAGAACAAAGCAGAGAAAGCAAAGGTTCGAGCACTGGTTGAACAATTACAGACTGTAAAGAAGGACAAAGAAAGACTGttacatcagaatgacaagttgtTAACTTTGCTCTCCAAACGACTGGAATCAAAAGCTTCAAGCAGCTCTGATAACAGTGATGCAGATATCAACACACATACTGAAATTACAAAGGACAAACTGAAGGTTAGATTTGCTCCTGAAATTATTAAGAACAGAAGAACTGAAGTTGAAACTGAAAATGAAGAGGATTATGAGGAAGATGGTGAACGACGAACTCACACAgtaaaaaaggtaataaagaaATATGTTCCATACAGAACATACCAGCCAGCTACTCCAGAGCAagttgacaaatggtcaaaagaaTTGCCAGATGTGTACAAGCAACCACGGAAAGTATGGCAATTTCTTCAACGCTTGCAGAAAATCTACAATTTACATCCACTGGACAGTGTGATGATTGCTAATGTGAACTTTTTTACCCATTTTAGATTATGGtga